A single Ignavibacteriales bacterium DNA region contains:
- a CDS encoding polyprenyl synthetase family protein, with amino-acid sequence MDFDHKYDSYRNKVEKEIKKVFRKRQPASLYLPADYILSSPGKRLRPVLVLASADAAGGETGKCLNAALSVEMLHNFTLVHDDIMDNADTRRGLPTLHIKYDISTAILAGDSLLAIAYEYLLKDAGVKGGKAVSSFTTGLIEVCEGQSLDKEFEVRQTVKVSEYITMITKKTAAMIQMCCELGAILSGAGNSYIQKMSEFGKNLGIAFQIQDDLLDLTGDSGSTGKKCGGDLIEGKKTFLFLTALKNAEGADKKDLERFIKNKGIKESEIDHFRDIFERTGAIAKSKKEIIRYSNKALETLSVIKNSEKRKFFYDLTFSLIRREK; translated from the coding sequence ATGGACTTTGACCATAAATATGACAGCTACCGGAATAAGGTAGAAAAAGAAATCAAAAAAGTATTCAGGAAACGTCAACCTGCTTCCCTCTATCTGCCAGCTGATTATATTCTCTCCAGTCCGGGCAAAAGGCTCCGTCCAGTACTTGTTCTTGCTTCAGCGGATGCTGCCGGGGGTGAAACCGGTAAGTGCCTGAATGCAGCTCTCTCAGTCGAAATGCTCCATAACTTTACTCTGGTGCATGATGATATAATGGATAACGCGGATACCCGCCGGGGGCTTCCGACACTTCACATAAAGTATGATATCAGTACCGCTATACTTGCCGGTGACAGTCTGCTTGCCATTGCTTACGAATATCTTCTGAAGGATGCAGGAGTAAAGGGGGGAAAAGCAGTCTCATCATTCACGACAGGACTTATAGAAGTTTGTGAAGGGCAGAGTCTGGATAAAGAATTTGAAGTACGCCAGACAGTTAAGGTGAGTGAGTATATAACCATGATCACCAAAAAGACTGCGGCAATGATTCAGATGTGCTGCGAACTGGGGGCTATTCTCTCTGGTGCGGGTAATTCATATATACAAAAGATGTCTGAGTTCGGAAAAAATCTCGGAATCGCCTTCCAGATTCAGGATGACCTGCTCGATCTGACCGGAGATTCAGGCAGTACAGGTAAAAAATGCGGAGGAGATCTGATTGAAGGGAAAAAGACCTTTCTTTTTCTCACTGCACTGAAGAATGCTGAAGGTGCAGACAAAAAAGATCTGGAGCGTTTTATTAAAAATAAGGGAATTAAAGAATCAGAGATTGACCACTTCCGCGATATATTTGAACGTACCGGCGCTATTGCTAAATCCAAAAAAGAAATTATCCGCTACTCCAATAAAGCACTGGAAACGCTCAGCGTTATTAAGAACAGTGAAAAAAGAAAGTTCTTTTATGATCTCACATTCTCTCTGATCAGGAGGGAAAAATAG
- a CDS encoding HPr family phosphocarrier protein has translation MIEKQVQIINPAGLHTRPSATIVKIASKYKADFFMSIDGIRVNGKSIIGVMTLSSPMGTKVDLEFIGEDEDKLADEMCNYFERGFDEL, from the coding sequence ATGATTGAGAAGCAGGTTCAGATAATTAATCCAGCCGGACTTCATACCCGGCCCTCAGCAACCATAGTAAAAATTGCTTCGAAATATAAAGCCGACTTCTTTATGAGTATTGACGGGATACGGGTAAACGGAAAGAGTATAATCGGTGTTATGACACTCTCTTCACCCATGGGAACCAAGGTTGATCTTGAATTCATCGGCGAGGATGAGGATAAACTTGCTGATGAAATGTGCAATTATTTTGAAAGGGGATTTGACGAATTATGA
- the ptsP gene encoding phosphoenolpyruvate--protein phosphotransferase — translation MKGLKELVSKADNLLSGLAAAPGLVIAHAHVYRRETLRVADDPIQDVNEALVSFDEALARAKKEIGKIFSLAKESIDEKRAGIFEAQMMILEDDHFLRKIKGRIRSEMRVPEYIIFDEFNKYKEMFLNARDPNIRERAEDIEDIKSRIIRSLQNKRLQSRIAQGSVIIAEILTPADTLLFAKAGVQGFITDRGGLASHTAIIARSLNIPAVVGTHHARDLIKQDDLIIIDGFHGLIFINPNDEQLRYFTAKLEHLNEINKELESIRNLPSATEDGKVIHLYANVDVSGEIESVISNGAKGIGLYRTEQIIEEMGEFPDEEEQQRIYENLSHRVYPGEVTIRAFDIGGDKVSIFDGHEANPFLGLRGIRFLLQNQPLFKSQLRAILRASTNRNIRFLLPMVSTLEEVRDTKVLLEECRTELRAEGVLYDENMKLGIMIEVPSAAFMIRDLAKEVDFFSIGTNDLIQYMMAVDRGNDLVANLYKEFHPSVLRVLNRIIKEAIENKVEISICGEMAADTLAVPVLIGMGLRNLSVSAKAIPYIKRTVRAANLAKCEALTEKILKYPTDAEIVSEIEEFFNVNSINRTRNIL, via the coding sequence ATGAAAGGGCTTAAGGAATTAGTAAGCAAAGCGGATAATCTGCTTTCAGGTCTTGCAGCAGCCCCCGGACTGGTTATTGCTCATGCTCATGTTTATCGCCGTGAGACACTGCGGGTAGCTGACGATCCTATACAGGATGTTAATGAGGCGCTGGTAAGTTTTGATGAAGCGCTGGCACGTGCCAAGAAAGAGATTGGAAAAATATTTTCTCTCGCTAAAGAAAGCATTGATGAAAAAAGGGCTGGGATATTTGAAGCCCAGATGATGATTCTTGAGGATGATCATTTCCTCAGAAAAATAAAAGGGCGTATTAGATCAGAAATGCGTGTGCCTGAATATATCATCTTTGATGAGTTTAATAAATATAAAGAGATGTTCCTTAACGCCCGGGATCCGAATATAAGAGAACGGGCGGAAGATATTGAGGATATAAAATCACGAATTATCCGCAGTTTACAGAATAAACGATTACAGTCCCGGATTGCCCAGGGCTCGGTTATTATTGCTGAGATTCTTACTCCCGCAGATACGCTGCTTTTTGCAAAAGCCGGAGTGCAGGGTTTTATTACCGACAGGGGCGGTCTTGCTTCACATACTGCAATAATTGCCCGCTCGCTTAATATACCTGCAGTTGTCGGAACACATCATGCCAGGGATCTGATTAAACAGGATGATCTGATCATCATTGACGGTTTTCACGGACTGATTTTCATCAATCCCAATGATGAACAACTCCGCTATTTTACCGCAAAGCTTGAGCATCTGAATGAGATAAATAAAGAGCTTGAATCAATTCGTAATCTCCCTTCTGCAACGGAGGATGGCAAAGTCATCCACCTGTATGCCAACGTTGATGTTTCTGGTGAAATTGAATCGGTCATCTCTAACGGGGCAAAAGGAATAGGACTTTACCGTACCGAGCAGATTATTGAAGAGATGGGTGAGTTTCCAGATGAGGAAGAACAGCAGCGCATATATGAAAATCTTTCTCACCGTGTCTATCCTGGTGAAGTTACTATTCGTGCATTTGATATCGGCGGCGATAAAGTAAGTATTTTTGACGGGCATGAGGCAAATCCGTTTCTTGGTCTGAGGGGCATTCGCTTTCTGCTACAAAATCAGCCGCTCTTTAAATCACAGCTTCGTGCCATACTCCGTGCGAGTACTAACCGGAATATCCGTTTCCTTCTTCCTATGGTTTCAACACTTGAAGAGGTACGTGATACAAAAGTACTCCTAGAAGAATGCCGGACAGAACTGCGTGCTGAGGGTGTGCTGTATGATGAGAATATGAAACTGGGGATTATGATTGAGGTACCTTCAGCCGCGTTTATGATACGTGATCTTGCGAAAGAAGTTGATTTCTTCAGCATCGGGACCAATGATCTGATTCAGTATATGATGGCTGTTGACAGAGGCAATGACCTTGTAGCTAATCTCTATAAAGAGTTTCATCCGTCAGTTCTGAGAGTACTTAACCGTATTATCAAGGAAGCCATTGAGAATAAAGTGGAGATCAGCATCTGCGGTGAGATGGCTGCCGATACTCTTGCCGTTCCTGTGCTTATAGGTATGGGACTCAGAAATCTCAGTGTTTCAGCAAAAGCAATTCCTTATATTAAGAGAACAGTGCGGGCAGCAAACCTCGCGAAATGTGAAGCTCTGACGGAAAAGATCCTGAAATACCCGACTGATGCTGAGATTGTCAGCGAAATTGAAGAATTTTTTAATGTTAATTCCATAAACCGTACAAGAAACATCCTTTGA
- a CDS encoding bifunctional phosphoglucose/phosphomannose isomerase, with protein sequence MKVKELVKSFDPENLFDVLVKTFTQAEYSSAVKIKGSLPDSAGINNVIITGLGGSAIAGDLFKNIFSKELQVPVSVNRNYHLPAYAGKQTLLIASSYSGSTEETLSAFEDAVSRGCTVICISTGGELVRRAESRSIPVFELKKGFQPRFSLGLSFFALVSIFSQMKLIADKSQFTAETIRLWKEMGDELSSDSNRALTMAVSLLGTVPMIYGVSDFTDAIAIRIKSQFNENSKIHSFSNAFPELNHNEIIGWETHQSGGVNASVIILNDPDYHPQVHKRIAITADLIRGAGAEVFFAEGHQKSYPLRMMELVYFLDWVTYYFALLRGKDPGEIDYIHLLKKKLSE encoded by the coding sequence ATGAAAGTTAAAGAATTAGTAAAAAGTTTTGATCCAGAAAATCTTTTTGACGTGTTGGTAAAAACCTTCACACAGGCGGAATACAGCAGCGCTGTTAAAATTAAAGGCAGTCTGCCCGACTCCGCCGGCATAAACAACGTCATCATAACAGGATTAGGCGGAAGTGCGATTGCAGGTGATCTCTTCAAAAATATTTTTTCAAAGGAATTGCAGGTACCTGTCTCTGTTAACCGTAATTATCATCTCCCTGCATATGCCGGAAAGCAGACACTGCTCATTGCATCCTCATACTCAGGATCCACTGAAGAAACTCTCTCTGCGTTTGAAGATGCGGTTTCAAGAGGGTGCACTGTTATTTGTATATCAACGGGCGGGGAACTTGTCCGCCGTGCTGAAAGCAGATCAATACCGGTTTTTGAACTAAAGAAAGGATTCCAGCCCAGGTTTTCACTTGGTTTGAGCTTTTTTGCATTGGTTTCAATTTTTTCGCAAATGAAACTCATCGCAGACAAGTCACAGTTTACTGCTGAAACAATCAGGTTGTGGAAAGAAATGGGAGATGAGTTATCTTCTGATAGTAACCGGGCGCTTACCATGGCGGTAAGTCTCCTGGGCACAGTACCGATGATCTATGGTGTCTCAGATTTTACTGACGCGATTGCTATAAGAATAAAATCTCAGTTTAATGAGAATTCAAAGATTCACAGTTTCAGTAATGCTTTCCCGGAACTGAATCATAATGAAATCATCGGTTGGGAAACTCATCAGTCAGGCGGAGTAAATGCATCTGTTATTATTCTGAACGATCCCGATTATCATCCGCAGGTGCATAAAAGGATCGCAATTACCGCTGATCTGATTCGGGGTGCCGGTGCTGAAGTATTTTTTGCGGAGGGGCATCAGAAATCGTATCCGCTGAGGATGATGGAACTGGTCTATTTCCTGGACTGGGTAACATATTACTTCGCATTGCTCAGAGGCAAGGATCCGGGTGAAATTGATTATATTCATCTGCTTAAGAAAAAACTCTCTGAGTAA
- the msrB gene encoding peptide-methionine (R)-S-oxide reductase MsrB, whose amino-acid sequence MKRAALLLFIIQTALLPGCGEKSSLPHDGSGYFTTNDSTNKKSEKHMFKVQKTDEEWKNELTEMQYYVLRQKGTERAFTGEYEHTKDKGTYACAGCGEELFSSDMKYDSGCGWPAFFTELAGNKIIQQEDRSFGMIRTEILCASCGGHLGHIFDDGPQPTGVRYCVNSASLKFIRHGQK is encoded by the coding sequence ATGAAACGGGCGGCACTGTTGCTTTTTATTATCCAGACAGCTCTTTTACCCGGATGCGGTGAAAAGAGTTCTTTACCGCATGACGGCAGCGGATATTTTACTACGAATGATTCTACAAATAAAAAATCAGAGAAACATATGTTTAAAGTGCAGAAAACTGATGAAGAATGGAAGAATGAATTAACGGAGATGCAGTACTATGTTCTCAGACAAAAGGGAACAGAGCGTGCATTCACCGGAGAATATGAACATACCAAGGATAAAGGTACATACGCATGTGCAGGATGCGGAGAGGAGTTATTCTCATCAGATATGAAATATGACTCCGGCTGCGGATGGCCTGCTTTCTTTACGGAACTTGCAGGCAACAAAATTATACAGCAGGAAGACCGCAGTTTCGGGATGATCCGTACAGAGATTCTCTGTGCTTCATGCGGCGGACATCTCGGTCATATTTTTGATGACGGACCTCAGCCGACAGGTGTCAGATACTGCGTTAATTCAGCTTCGCTGAAATTTATCCGTCACGGGCAGAAGTGA
- a CDS encoding corrinoid protein, giving the protein MESTEKQLFEQMSQAVIDGKQDNTVTLTHQLLGTGTEPKRILDEGLMPGMEVVGIRFRDNIIFVPQVLISARAMKASLAILEPLLSKSDISGSGTVIIGTVKGDIHDIGKNIVAMMLRSSGFKVIDIGIDAKVEKFLLTAAQEGAQILGMSALLTTTMGYMKTVINKVREDGLPYKIMVGGAPISRQFAEQIGADGYARNATEAVALAKKLMEDYKAVS; this is encoded by the coding sequence ATGGAATCTACTGAGAAGCAGTTGTTTGAGCAAATGTCTCAGGCAGTGATTGACGGGAAACAGGATAACACGGTAACACTTACACATCAATTGCTTGGCACAGGTACAGAACCTAAAAGAATTCTCGATGAGGGACTTATGCCGGGAATGGAAGTGGTTGGTATTCGTTTTCGTGACAATATCATTTTTGTTCCGCAGGTGCTTATTTCAGCAAGAGCAATGAAGGCGTCACTTGCAATCCTGGAACCTCTTCTTTCGAAGTCTGATATCTCTGGTTCCGGCACGGTTATAATCGGAACGGTTAAAGGGGATATACATGATATTGGCAAAAACATCGTAGCGATGATGCTCAGAAGCAGCGGATTTAAGGTAATAGATATTGGTATCGATGCAAAGGTGGAAAAATTCCTTCTGACGGCAGCTCAGGAGGGGGCTCAGATACTTGGTATGTCAGCTTTGCTGACTACAACCATGGGATATATGAAGACGGTTATTAACAAAGTCAGGGAGGACGGACTGCCGTACAAGATTATGGTTGGTGGTGCACCTATTTCCCGGCAGTTTGCTGAGCAGATTGGAGCGGATGGCTACGCCCGTAATGCTACCGAGGCAGTTGCGCTCGCGAAAAAACTGATGGAAGACTATAAAGCAGTATCATGA
- a CDS encoding homocysteine S-methyltransferase family protein: MNFRERIFSTKDILLADGAMGTELQKRGLESGACPELLNLTHPEIVRSVHRDYISAGSDIIETNTFGANRARLKLHDSEHLVREIILAAVENARSQSANVFIAGSMGPLGELIEPLGLMSSSEAYDIFAEQAEAFHEAKADVIFIETMMAPEEIIIAVKAVKENSDIPVAALMTFEHGQSGNRTMWGTSVAEAVVLLTDAGADILGSNCGRGFDEMAGVINEFRKASDKPLLAMANAGIPVWEEGISIYKETPEMISPYVRQLLESGVRIIGGCCGTAPEHIREMRKILNLYQK, encoded by the coding sequence ATGAATTTCAGAGAACGGATTTTTTCCACAAAGGATATACTCCTCGCCGACGGTGCTATGGGAACAGAACTGCAAAAGCGCGGTCTTGAAAGCGGTGCCTGTCCTGAACTGCTTAACCTGACACATCCGGAAATTGTCCGTTCCGTTCATAGAGATTATATATCCGCGGGCTCTGATATCATTGAAACCAACACATTTGGCGCAAACCGGGCCCGTCTCAAACTTCATGACTCTGAGCACCTTGTAAGAGAGATTATCCTTGCAGCCGTTGAGAATGCCAGAAGCCAGTCAGCAAATGTCTTCATAGCAGGCTCAATGGGACCTCTCGGAGAGTTGATTGAACCGCTCGGGCTGATGTCTTCATCAGAAGCATATGATATATTCGCTGAGCAGGCAGAGGCTTTCCATGAAGCGAAAGCTGATGTCATTTTTATTGAGACCATGATGGCACCAGAGGAGATTATCATTGCGGTAAAAGCCGTTAAAGAGAATTCCGATATCCCGGTTGCCGCATTAATGACGTTTGAACATGGTCAGTCGGGGAACCGCACCATGTGGGGAACTTCAGTTGCAGAAGCAGTTGTTTTGCTAACTGATGCCGGAGCAGATATTCTTGGCTCGAATTGCGGCAGAGGATTTGATGAGATGGCAGGGGTTATTAATGAATTCAGAAAAGCATCGGATAAACCGCTCCTTGCAATGGCCAATGCCGGTATACCGGTCTGGGAAGAAGGAATATCCATCTATAAAGAGACACCGGAGATGATCTCTCCTTATGTGAGGCAGCTACTGGAGTCGGGTGTCCGGATTATAGGCGGATGCTGCGGTACTGCACCGGAGCATATCCGGGAAATGCGAAAAATTCTGAATCTTTATCAGAAATAG
- the trxA gene encoding thioredoxin has product MYDIQDFERDVIRASFVQPVLADFWAEWCGPCRMLSPVLEKLAAEANGKWKLAKVNTEEFPEVSARFGIRSIPAVKLFFEGKQIDEFVGALPEGKIREWLNKHIPDEEKKILKQTETLMASGQTDQARNLLKSAIDAGSSSPDLLLQYARTSFFTEFGEYIMTMEKLGHQKEGDELYQTLIQFEELRAFSKDSGSLPEDGAKPMILEAIQALLEQNFAASLEKFIEVIRINRYYKDDLARKACVAIFKYLGEEHPTTTEYRRPFGRALY; this is encoded by the coding sequence ATGTACGATATACAGGATTTTGAAAGGGATGTCATTCGCGCCAGTTTTGTTCAGCCGGTTCTGGCTGATTTCTGGGCGGAATGGTGCGGCCCCTGCAGAATGCTTTCACCAGTCTTAGAAAAATTAGCCGCCGAGGCAAACGGTAAATGGAAACTTGCCAAGGTGAATACTGAAGAATTTCCGGAAGTTTCAGCGCGTTTCGGGATAAGAAGCATTCCTGCGGTGAAACTGTTTTTTGAGGGAAAACAGATTGATGAATTTGTAGGGGCTTTGCCTGAAGGAAAAATACGGGAATGGCTCAACAAACATATCCCCGATGAAGAAAAGAAAATTCTTAAACAGACTGAAACCCTTATGGCTTCAGGTCAGACTGACCAGGCAAGAAATTTACTCAAATCCGCCATTGATGCCGGATCATCCAGTCCTGATCTGCTTCTGCAGTATGCCCGCACATCGTTCTTTACGGAATTTGGCGAGTATATCATGACTATGGAAAAACTCGGGCATCAGAAAGAAGGGGATGAACTCTACCAGACGCTCATTCAGTTTGAGGAGCTCAGAGCTTTCAGCAAGGACTCCGGTTCGCTGCCTGAGGATGGTGCGAAACCTATGATTTTGGAGGCAATTCAAGCACTCCTAGAGCAGAATTTCGCGGCATCGCTTGAGAAATTCATTGAAGTTATCAGGATCAACCGTTACTATAAGGACGATCTCGCCCGTAAAGCCTGTGTGGCGATATTCAAATATCTTGGCGAAGAGCACCCCACAACAACCGAATACAGACGGCCTTTCGGCAGAGCACTTTACTAA
- a CDS encoding heavy metal translocating P-type ATPase metal-binding domain-containing protein produces the protein MLEKSVSEQVSCYHCGEELPSDPITFDGKNFCCLGCRTVYEVLSSNNLGEYYGINQTPGLKQTGVQDKDLAFLNDPSIKSRFIRYSDEQMSIGQFYIPGMHCSSCIWLLENLFKLHPAIFESTVNFGDKMLTVKFDHKQLTLADLVRLLRQIGYQPNLSLSDEKSGGDKEYSYSLYKKLGVAGFSFGNIMLLSFPEYLGFGDSDPLLQNTFRILIFILALPVLLYSSTDYFRSAWAAVRERGINIDVPLTLGIIALFGRSTYDLFWTSSPGYMDSFAGLLFFLLIGKLFQHKTFESLNFDRTYQSYFPLSVSVEGIDEEVTIPIGNLKPGDTIIIHNQEIIPADGVLTEGEALIDYSFVTGESSPVEIKTGELIYAGGRQTGGIIKLSVVQKTSESYLTRLWNNSSDAKKQHSRYSDFSNVVSKYFTIAILILAFGAAIYHSVTSFEMAMNVFTAILIIACPCALALSTPFTFGSAQRILAKAGFYVRNPIIIETMAKINAIVFDKTGTLTGLQALEVRYTGDELSTPEKEAVASLFRESVHPLSRRLYLHLKDQITKTAGVNKFSEITGYGIEGFVEGSIIKAGSAKFLERENPAPLADKVKDVPGNKVYIATDGKVRGCFTVSSVIRDGVKDMLADSGSANEVYLLSGDTARQDSALLKLFSDEKKTHFGKTPFEKLEFVKNLKAKGKTVLMVGDGLNDSGAVGAADVGVSVSDDISGFTPAGDGILTGERVRDTGKFLRFTKDSMTIIKISFTVSALYNVTGLAYAVSGELTPLFAAILMPLSSLTVIVITSLGSLFFARKRGIAL, from the coding sequence GTGCTGGAAAAGTCAGTTTCAGAACAGGTTTCGTGTTATCATTGTGGTGAAGAATTACCCTCTGATCCGATAACCTTTGATGGAAAAAATTTTTGCTGTTTAGGCTGCCGTACGGTCTATGAAGTCCTCTCGAGCAATAATCTTGGTGAGTATTATGGAATTAACCAGACTCCGGGATTAAAGCAGACTGGGGTTCAGGATAAAGACCTGGCATTCCTTAATGATCCTTCAATAAAATCCCGTTTCATAAGATATTCTGATGAGCAAATGAGTATCGGGCAGTTTTATATTCCCGGAATGCACTGTTCTTCCTGTATCTGGCTTCTTGAGAATTTATTCAAACTTCATCCCGCAATTTTTGAGTCCACCGTGAATTTTGGTGACAAGATGCTCACGGTTAAGTTTGACCATAAACAGCTAACCCTGGCTGACCTTGTCCGCCTGTTACGGCAGATCGGTTATCAGCCCAATCTGTCTCTTTCTGATGAAAAATCAGGGGGGGATAAAGAATACAGCTATAGTCTTTATAAAAAACTCGGGGTTGCAGGTTTCAGCTTTGGAAATATCATGCTGCTCAGCTTTCCTGAATATCTTGGTTTCGGAGATTCAGACCCTCTTCTGCAGAATACCTTCAGGATACTTATTTTTATTCTTGCTCTTCCGGTGCTGCTTTATTCCTCAACCGATTACTTCCGGTCGGCCTGGGCCGCGGTTAGGGAGAGGGGAATTAACATCGATGTTCCGCTTACCCTCGGTATCATTGCTCTTTTCGGAAGAAGCACCTACGATTTATTCTGGACCTCGAGCCCCGGATATATGGATTCCTTCGCGGGGCTCCTGTTTTTCCTCCTGATCGGGAAATTATTCCAGCACAAAACTTTTGAATCACTTAATTTTGACAGAACCTATCAATCGTATTTTCCTCTCAGCGTTAGTGTGGAAGGCATTGATGAGGAAGTGACCATTCCGATTGGTAATCTGAAACCAGGGGATACTATTATCATCCATAATCAGGAAATCATACCGGCCGACGGAGTCCTGACTGAAGGAGAAGCTCTGATTGATTATAGTTTTGTTACCGGAGAATCATCACCTGTTGAAATTAAAACCGGTGAACTTATCTATGCCGGTGGAAGACAAACAGGCGGAATCATAAAACTGAGTGTGGTTCAGAAAACTTCAGAAAGCTATCTTACCCGCTTGTGGAATAATTCTTCCGATGCAAAAAAGCAGCACTCACGCTACTCAGATTTCTCAAATGTTGTATCAAAATATTTCACGATTGCAATACTCATTCTGGCTTTTGGAGCAGCGATATATCACTCAGTGACTTCCTTTGAGATGGCAATGAATGTTTTTACCGCGATTCTGATTATTGCCTGTCCTTGTGCACTCGCGCTTTCTACACCGTTCACATTCGGCAGTGCGCAGCGTATTCTGGCTAAAGCAGGATTTTATGTCCGCAATCCGATTATTATCGAAACCATGGCAAAAATTAATGCAATAGTATTTGATAAAACAGGAACTCTGACCGGACTTCAGGCATTGGAGGTCAGATATACCGGAGATGAACTGAGTACTCCGGAGAAGGAGGCTGTTGCCTCACTTTTCAGAGAATCTGTTCATCCGCTTAGCCGCCGGCTTTACCTTCATCTGAAAGATCAGATTACAAAAACTGCCGGAGTTAACAAGTTCAGTGAGATCACAGGTTACGGCATCGAAGGCTTTGTTGAGGGAAGTATTATCAAGGCAGGAAGTGCAAAATTCCTTGAACGGGAAAATCCGGCGCCATTGGCTGACAAAGTAAAAGATGTGCCAGGTAATAAGGTATATATCGCCACTGACGGAAAAGTACGGGGCTGCTTTACCGTTTCATCGGTTATCCGTGACGGGGTTAAAGATATGCTTGCCGATTCCGGTTCAGCAAATGAGGTATATCTCCTGAGCGGAGATACCGCCAGACAGGATTCAGCTCTTCTGAAACTTTTCAGCGATGAAAAGAAAACTCATTTTGGAAAAACTCCGTTTGAAAAACTTGAATTTGTTAAAAACCTCAAAGCAAAAGGGAAAACTGTATTGATGGTGGGGGACGGCCTGAATGACTCCGGCGCCGTCGGCGCCGCAGATGTGGGAGTTTCGGTATCTGATGATATATCCGGATTCACTCCTGCAGGTGACGGAATTCTTACAGGAGAAAGAGTCCGAGATACCGGAAAATTTCTCCGCTTTACTAAAGATTCGATGACCATAATAAAAATAAGCTTTACGGTAAGTGCATTATATAATGTAACCGGCCTTGCCTATGCTGTCAGCGGGGAGCTAACCCCTCTTTTTGCCGCTATTCTGATGCCTCTGAGTTCACTTACGGTTATTGTAATTACTTCACTTGGCTCACTTTTCTTTGCCAGAAAAAGAGGAATTGCGTTATGA
- the ccoS gene encoding cbb3-type cytochrome oxidase assembly protein CcoS has protein sequence MSVIVPLIIISILVAGGFLTAFIISVKRGQFSDQKTPAIRMLLDDITNEKPVEKTKGDMNAR, from the coding sequence ATGAGTGTTATTGTTCCCTTAATAATTATCAGTATCCTCGTCGCGGGAGGATTCCTCACTGCTTTTATTATATCCGTAAAACGAGGTCAGTTTTCTGACCAGAAAACACCTGCCATCAGGATGCTGCTGGATGATATTACAAATGAAAAACCTGTTGAAAAAACAAAAGGAGATATGAATGCACGTTGA